The DNA sequence GTAAACTATCCCCTGCAACTTATGCACTCAGGGGAATGCGAGCATCAATACTCGAAGGTAGAGACATGCCAGAAATGAAGTGAGACCGATGTTCCACTGGACACCAAGAAGGATAAAGGGTCATTTCGTTGTATGTTTCCTTGCATTCTTGGTGCAAAGAGAGCTTGAGTTCAGAATGAGAAAGAAAGGAATACACACTTCAACCCAGGAGATACAACGAGCGATAAACTCACTCAAAGTGATGAAGTTCAGCCATGGTGAGCAAAGTTACTACATGAAAGCCAAATCACTACCCCTTGCTTCGAAGATTCTTTCATTAATGAAGATAACACAACCCGACAAGGTAACGCCTCAAGAAGAACTCACTCTCTGAATACAGAGTTTGTAGTGGCAAAATTCTTCGTTTCTGAAAACACTTTGGCTTGTTCAGCTGTTTTCAGAAGATTAAGTGATAAACTCAAGAGTTAAAAAAAGAAAGTCGGTAAACCATTCTTTCTATTTTTTGGTTTCTATAAATGGTTGTTCTAATTGTTCCTTTCTCCAAACAATCTTCAAACTATGAGATTTTATTTCTGCCCTTTGTTCGCTTAACGTTATCGGTCCAGTACCATCTGTTTCTCTCTTTTAGTATGCTGATGTAGTCTTTGCCTTTAATCATGTAATTGCCATCAGCGCCTATTAACCATTTGACCGAATCGCTTTGAATTTCGCGCACAATACTCTCTCGCTGCTTGAAACCACCAAGTAGTCTGGCTTCTGTTATGCTCAAAAAGTTGTCAAGCATGGAGCTTAATCTTACTTCTGCCATTATCATGGCGTAATCAGCAACATTATCAAACAGATACTTGCGCGTTAGAGGCTGAAAAACATAGCTTCTAGGTAGGATGGTGCCGTTAACCTTGGCATTTTCATTTTTTTGTATCATCTGTCCGAGGCTATCTTTCCATTGACGCAGATTGTGTTTAGTAGCCTTATCATCCATATACGCATCTTCACCTCGCGCGATTTTCCAGGCTAGGTCAAGGCCGGTAAAATATTCGGAGTCCCAATCTAGACTGAACTCCATTTTCAGCCCTACAAATGCGCCAATTGTATCCTGTATATCTTCAATGTGCGACTCAAAGTCATTCTTACCCGCGTTTAAATTAGCGCCTGGGAGAGTCGCTGTACCAGAAATTGATATATCAAAAAGTGGTACAGCGTTTCTCTGAATTTCAGATTTGAATACTAAATTGTTTTGTAATCAATGTAACATTTGATAGAATTTAAATGTATTATCTGAATTATGTTATTGGTTTGATTTTGAATCTGAAAATTGCTGGCTATCAGTGAGAGGAAGCCTTTTAGCGTAAACAATTATCATTTTGATAATTCGCAATAAATAGAGCAGTTCGTTAAGGAGGCCAAGAGTGAAACGAGTTAGTTCTCTTTTTGTGATTTTCGTACTTCTCTTCATGCTTGCTGGGTGTCCATCTATTCAGACTATGAAAGATTCTACTCTGAAGGCTTTATTGTTTAATTCTCTTTCAGTCCCAAATTTTGATCCAGAAATAACAGAATATACGATTGAGCTTCCAAGAGGAACAACTGAAGTACCTACGATAAGCACTGTTCCAAATATCGAAGGCGTAACAATCGAAGTGATTAACGCGGAAACAATTCCCGGAACAACTAAGATAATTGTAACTGCCTTGGATGGTGAAACTGTGACCACGTATCACATCTACTTCGCCGTACAGAAGAACAATGATTCTTCTTTGAAGGCCCTTGAATATAATGCGATACCCGTTCCGGGATTTAAGAATGATAAATTGAACTACGAAGTTATTCTTCCAGCGGGATCTACTTATTTGCCAACGATTTCAGCTACTGCAAATGACCCAAATGCAACTATCACTATAACGCAGGTTCTTGAGCTTCCCGGTACTGCTTTTGTTACAGTAACTGCGGAGGATGCAGTTACAGCTTCTAACTATTCAATTTACTTCATTCCTCAGTATTTCATTGAAGCGTCTTCGAATCCATCGGATGGGGGAAACATAACAGGTAGTGGTAACTATGTTCATGGAACTCAGGTAAATCTGACAGCCACAGCTAATGAAGGCTACGAATTTATTGACTGGACAGATAATGGAGTGCGGGTTAGCACAAATGCAAGTTATTCCTTTACAGCTAACGCGGATAGAGCTCTTGTGGCGAATTTCAAGTTGAAGACCTATACACTAACAGCAACTGCAGGAGTCGGTGGTACCGTAATACCCTATGGAATTGTTGAAGTAAAACATGGCGAAGATAAGCAATTCACTATTGCTTCAGATCAAGGCTGTGAAATAAAGGAAGTAATCGTTGACGGAGTATCCGTTGGCGCTGTGAATACTTACGATTTTGACAACGTTACCAGAAATCACACTATCCACGGCGAGTTCAAGTTAAAGCTTTACACTATTGACGTCTCTGCTATCCCTGAGACTGGCGGAACAGTGAGCGGAGGAGGCAACTTTAATCATGGAGATTCCGTTGAAATAATAGCAACAGCCAACACCGGTTATGAATTTATCGGCTGGACTGAGAATGAATTGCAGGTGAGCACAGATACCAGTTATTCATTTACTGCAACCGCGGACAGAACACTTGTTGCTAACTTTAGACGGCTAACTTACTCTATCACTCTAGACGTAAATCCCATAGATGGTGGATCAGTTAGCGGGGGCGGGGCCTTCTTACATGGAGAAGAAGTAACTGTTATTGCTACTCCTAATCTAGGGAAGTACTTCATAAACTGGACAGAAGATGCAGTTGAAGTAAGCAAAGAGCCGGTCTACACATTTGTTGCCACTAAGGACTGTAATCTTGTGGCCAATTTTGAAATGAATCACGCGCCGGAATTCGACAAACTTCTACCGGTTAATGGAGCGGTGAATCAGCCAGTAGATGTGAAGCTCGAATGGAACGCTGTTGATACTAATGGTGCAACCGTAACCTACGATGTTTACTTCGGATACTCTAGCGCTAACCTTATTAAGGTCATGTATGGAACAACTCTTGAGGAGTATTATCCAGATGTGATTAAGGGATTTACCTTCTACTGGAGAGTCGTCGCTTCAAATGGATCAGTCACAACGGATTCTGGAGTAATTGCTTTCTCTACGGTAGAAGAAGTCCTTACAGATAAATCCGTACACATAATCGATAATCTACTAGATAAGCAACCTTCAGATCCAGCAACGATTGCAGTACAGGTACGAGGCATCGGGATTGTAGCGGGCTCTGAATTAGCAATAGAAATAGATACAAACTACATGGAATTTCTGAATAGAGATGGTCATACCCTTAGCGAATTTCTTGCATCTAATCCCGAGGCAACATTTGCAGACTTCGAACCCTGGTGCGAATACAAAGCTATTAGTACGGATTTCCTGTCAATAATGAAACTTAAGGATACTACCGGTTCCACCGTTTATCTGAGTGGAGCCTACAAAAATTCTGCTGGAAAGAACATTGCCGATGGGAATCTCTGGTTTATCTACGTGAAGGTAAAGGCTATAACAGGAAGGACTGCCGCGGTTTTCAGCAGTGTCTCATTTGTTGATACTGCTTTGGTTGAAATTCCAGTTGATTCAAGTGATCAGGGACTTTTCATTGTGAAGTAATGCCGGAATAGGGGAAAGCGAGTAGATAAGTGGCCGGGGGAGGTAGTTGGATGAAAAGGGCAATCGGATTTGTCGCCATTGGTTTACTGGTTCTGGTAATTGCGGGATGTTTCTCACTAGATCAGAAAGCAGTTAATTCTGAAGAGGTTTCCTTCATTCTGAATGATGACGGCTCAATATCCATTAAGGCGCTGAAGGAGCTTACGGGGATAGATGTGATAGTAGCAGCCTCTATTGAAGAAGAAGCTATAACAGTTGACGATTCCCTCCTGAAGATAGTAACCCATAGCGATGAAGGCACAACGAGAATAGCAATAGTCTCGACTTCAGCAAACATAAGGGAAGGGGAAGAGATAGCCAGAATAGACGGTAATTTCACTACCTTGAAGAACCTGGTGATATCTTCTTCTGCTAAATATCTTGAAATGCCTTCGCCAAAGACTCAGGCAAAGCCTCCGTTCCCGGATGGTATAAGCATAGTAGACGGAAGCATAGACAAAGCCTCTAATGGCTACTTTCTCGTTCACGCTGAAAATGTCAATGGATTTGCCGGAGTTGAGATCACCATAACTTACGATCCACAATACATAATCATTGACAAATCTAAGGGAGAACAAGGAGTAACTCCTCTAAACTCATTCGGAACGGGACTACTAATAGTTCAACACACCGAAAACACGATTACGATAACCTCGGCCTTCAACTCGGCAAAGAGTGTCAATTGCGAATATATCTACCAGATACATTTCGTGGCCAGTCTCATAGAGGGAAAAACATTGATTGGACTATCGGGAGAGGTACGCGATGCAAACACCGGACTAATCCAAACAGTGTTTCATGATGGTGAGATTACTATAGGTGGTCCCAAACTGATTGGTGACTTTGATAATAGCAACAAGGTGGATCTTCCAGACTTCATATTGTTTGCCAGAAGCTATGGAAGCGTACTTGGAGGAGAAGGCGAATATATTGAAACATACGATATTGCGCCTGCGGAGGACAAATACCAGGGAGTATGGGCGGGAATATACGACAGCTGTGCTCCGGATGGAGAGATAGACCTTGTTGACTTCATAATCTTTGCAAGAAACTATGGGAAGAATAAGCCAAACGAACCGCCCTTCATATCTGTGCCCGATCAGCAGGTTGCCCAAGGTGACACATTGGAACTGGATCTTCTAAACTATTCATCCGATCCCGAAGGGGACAGCCTGTTGTTCATACTTGAGGTTGATTCCCCGGGAACGATAACCGATTCAATCTACTCATACACGCCGGATTTCGAAACACTTGGAAACCAGACAGTTGATATAGCGGTTGAAGATACAGCGGGAAATATGATGACAGACACATTCATAATCGAAGTAACGAAAACTAACAGACCTCCCGTTACAGATGGAATACCTGATCAGACAATAGCGGAAGGAGAAACGCTTAACTTAGAACTGCTTGATTACTTCGAAGATCCTGACGGAGACAACCTTGTTTTCGCGGTAATTTCAGGCGTGGGTACGGTTATTGGCAGCGAATATACCTACAGTCCCAATTACGATGCTGCCGGAACATACCAGGTAACGATAAAGGCAGCCGACGGAAATGGAGGAGAGGTTGAAACGACATTCACGCTGACTGTTGAGAACACTAACAGACCTCCGGAAGAGCCGCAACTGGTATCTCCGGAAAACGCTGCCCTGTTAATCAATACAACTTCGGTAGAGCTCAGCTGGAATTGCAGCGATCCGGACGGCCAGCTTCTGACATATGATGTTTATTTCGGAGAAGACATAGAAGCGCTGGAAGTTATAGCTACACAATCAGCTACAAGTCTTCATGTTCAAGAAATAACTGCTGGAAAGACATACTTCTGGATGATAGTGGCCAGAGATCCTCACGGAGCTGAAACGGCAAGTGAAGTCTACTCTTTCAGCACAGACTATTATTTAATTCCTGGCGGAGAATTCGAAGGAATGATCTCCGGATATGCGCTCATGACTAAGGCCAACTCTCCATACATAATCACGGGAGACATCGTAGTTGAATCTGGAGCGCAGCTGATAATAGAACCGGGAGTTGAGGTTAGGTTCACCTACATATCCGATCCTGATAACAACGGACAGGAAGATACGAATGCAGCCGATCTTATAGTTTATGGAAAGCTATTTGCAGAAGGAAGTGAAACTGAGCCTTTACTATTCACTTCAAACGAGACTCCGGCGCTTAAAGGCGACTGGGGAGGAATAAGGTTTGCCTCGAGTGAAGGAACATCTAAGATAAGCCACGCAACTATTGAAATGGCGAAAGATGGTGTCTGGACATCCAGCAACTGCAATATTGAAATCAGCAACTGTGAGATAAGAACGAACATTGATTACGGGGTGCGTCTAGGAAGCAACTCAAACGCAACTATAGTTAATAGCACGATACATCATAATGCCAATGGTGTCTGGACATCCAGCAACTGCAATATTGAAATCAGCAACTGTGAGATAAGAACAAACATTGATTATGGAGTGCTTCTAGGAAGCAACTCAAACGCAACTATAGTTGATAGTACAATACATCTTAATGCCACAGGAATATCTAACTATGGAACAATGATAATCCGAGGCTGCACTATATCTTCAAGTGGAGGAACGGGAATCTATAGTAATGGAGTCTACATTGAGATCTATGAGACTTTGATAGGAGAAAACTCTTCAACGGGAATCACTCTTCATAACTCAAGTTCAAACTCAAGAGTTCAAAATTGCCACTTCCTGGATAATGGTAGTTATGGCATAGAAGGATACAGATTTGAAGTAATAGATTCCTCTTTTGCTCGTAACGGCAACCATGCAATCAGTGGGTCGAATTGCGTAGTAGAAGGATGTTTATTTACTGAAAGTATAAAGGGGATTCGTGGTTCATCCATAACTGCTGTTAATAATAACTTCGAAGGTGAATTCTGTTCTTCGTTCTATGATGACTACTCGGGAGTATACATAGACGGACAGGCTTTGATTTCACACAACGTGTTCTCAGGTTTCGCAACAGGGGTATGGTTAGCAACTTCGAGTGAAGTGACAATACAGGATAATCTTGTAACGGGAAACTACAGAGGTATCTGCTTTGCAAGTGTTGATGGCCAGAATTTGACTTGTTCAAACAACAATATTTATGGTAATCGAGACTGGAATGTCTACAACGACACTAACCAGAGAGTGGCTATCACTAATTCTTTCTGGGGCACAGATAATGAAAGTACTATAAAGAGCAAGATATTCGATTATTATGAAGATTCTAGCAAGGGTCCAGTGAGCTATACAGGGTTCAAGTCCTCTCTTATTGATGGAGCAACCTCTTCCAAAAGAATAGCTTTGATACCTTATGATAGGCAATCACTGGGGTTTGCCGATGAAGCCACAATAAGCTGGACCGCATACGATCCAGATGGGCTTTTGGAATCGTTCGATCTGTATTTTGGCGAAACTGAGACTCCTGAGCTCTATACTGCAGATGTTATAAGTCCCGTGACAGTTCCCGTTGATCATGCAAAGACTTACTATCTTGGTGTTATGGGATTTGATTCTCAAGAGTCTCTTAAAGCAGAATCAACCGTTTCAGAAATATGCATCGGACTACCGATAGTCTTCGGAGGTAGTAGTAGTGACAGTGGGCTTAGCGTTGTAGAGACATATGACGGCGGATTGGTCGTGACCGGTTATACAAATTCTTTCGGGAATGGAGATCAGGTGTATCTGTTGAAAACCGATTCAAACGGAGACCTTCTCTGGGAGAAGAACTTTGGCGGTACAAGTGATGACTATGGACACAGCGTCGTCGAGACATCTGACGGCGGACTGGTTGTGACTGGTAATACGGATTATTTTGGGAATAGTTATCAGGTGTATCTGTTGAAAACCGATTCAAACGGAGACCTTCTTTGGGAGAAGAACTTTGGCGGTACAAGTATTGACTATGGACACAGCGTCGTCGAGACATCTGACGGCGGACTGGTTGTGACTGGTTATACAGAGTCTTTTGGAAATTGCTGGCAGGTATACCTGCTGAAAACCGATTCAACCGGCAACCTTCTCTGGGAGAAGAACTTTGGCGGTACAGGTGGTGATGTAGGATACAGCGTTGTCGAGACATCTGATGGTGGTCTGGTTGTGACTGGTTTTACGGATTGTTTTGGAAATGGCAATCAGGTGTATCTGTTGAAAACCGATTCAAACGGAGACCTTCTCTGGGAGAAGAACTTTGGCGGTACAAGGAATGATTCTGGACACAGCGTCGTCGAGACATCTGACGGCGGACTTGTCGTGACCGGTGATACGTATTCTTTTGGAAATAGAAGTCAGGTGTATCTACTGAAAACCGATTCAAAAGGAAATATGCTATGGGAGAAAGGGCACGGTACTTCTAGAGGTAATTCTGGGAGCAGCGTTGTCGAGACATCTGACGGCGGACTGGTTGTGACCGGGCATACGATTTCTTTCGAGAATAACAACCAGGTGTATTTGTTGAAGACAGATTCAACCGGCAACCTTCTCTGGGAGAAGAACTTTGGCGGTACAAGGGATGATTCTGGAGAAAGCGTCGTCGAGACATCTGACGGCGGACTGGTTGTGACTGGGTATATGACTTCTTTCGGGATTAGCACGCAGGTGTATATGATCTGGACTGATTCAGAAGGTAACGGTATAAGCGAACCCGGCTGGTGAAATATCTATAGAGATCTATAAGGAAAAGACTTATTACAAAAATCTTAGAGGTGCATCTTTTAATCAGAAAATCAGTGAAGAACAAGTCTGATAAGACTTGAGCATTATCAAGAGAGAACGCAATGCTCGATTACTAAGCGCGTATTTCATACAAGGTGATAACCATGAATAGCAGATTTTCAAAGAGAATATTCCTAACACTAATGTTTGGAATACTAATAGTTTCAGCTTCAACGGTTTTTGCTAACGAAGGGAGTTGCCTGCTTAAGATAGTTGCCGCCAATGATTTGGCAAAGACCGGGACTGTGTTTGTGGACGGAAAACTTAAAGGGCTGCTTGAGTTAGGAGAGTTAGTTATTTTTGATCTTGATATTGGCACCCACAAGATTACGGTTGATGGAAAACTAATCGAGAAGCAGGAAATAGATGTGGCTTTCGAGAATGCTTATGAATCAAAACAAATAGATGTGAAGGCTATTCCTGGTCGGCGAGCAGTGCGCATTATTTCCGAACCTTCAAATGCCCTTATTAGAGTTAATGAAGATTGGATTGGTCAAAAGACACCCTGGCAGATTGTGCTTGAAGTAGGTAGAACGTATGAGATCGAATTGTTAAAAGACAATCACGGAAGTACTGTCGAGACTCTTGACATATCGGAAAAAGGTGAAGTAATTGTACTGGATATTGCTGTCCCGGTAGCAACCCCACCAGATGAACCGAGGCTTGTTTACCCTTCTAATGGTGCAACTGATTTGACTATTGGTGAGGTGTTTTTAGAGTGGGAACACTTTGATACAGCACTGCAATTTGAAGTTGACTTCAACGGGGAAAGCTACACAACGCGAAGTTCTGTTATTCCTGTTCAGCTAATTGAGAAAGGCAGAGTGTACACGTGGAAGGTAACAGCCATAAATGAATTTGATAAGAGAAGTTCCAGTGAAGAGTTCTCTTTCACAACACTGCAGAACATGCTACCAAACGAACCATCATGTCTATTCCCTGGAAACGGTACTGATAATTACCCGGACGCTGTAATTCTTCAATGGGTTTGCGAAGATCCCGAAGGTGATAGGTTAAGCTATGATGTTATTTTTGGAGAAGGAGATGCTCTTTGTACAAGGGAAATCGGAATTCCAAGTTCTAAGTTATTGGTGAGTGAATTAAAATCTGGAACACAATATTTCTGGAAAGTAATAGCGAAAGATGATTATGGAGGAGTTACAGTAGGACCATTATGGACGTTTTCAACTAAGGCCAGCACGTCTACAGAAGATTCAAAAGCGGGTTCTCTTTTTGGTAATGAAAATAGCAGCGATGATTCTTGTCAAGTTGATGTACTAAAGGAGAAAATAGTTTCTCTTGAATGGGCTTTAGAGGAATTGAAGATTCTGGTAAGAGAAAACACAAGGCTTGTAGAAAACACGTTGATCTCACTAATAACAACAGGTTCTTCTGCTTGTTCTGCTGTCCAGGGATCGAATTACTTCACCAAAGAATTTGGCAAGGGTTTACAGATAAAGATTGAATCTGATTTCAAAGGAAGCAGTATTCTCCATGACAGCGATATCCTTATGATTTTGAACGAAATATACGCTTTGAGAGCCACGAAGATTTCGTTAAACGGGAAGAGAGTACTGCCATATACATACGTACGCTGCGTTGGGGCAACCGTGATAATCGATGATGAACCAACTCAAATTATGCCAATAGTAATTGAAGTGTTGGGCGATTACGATTATCTTGTTTCGGGTCTGGGTCTATTGAAGGAGTATTTTGCAGGCAGGGAGATTGATATGTCTTTTCTGCCTGTTGAATTTATAACGATTCCGGCTTTCAACGAATAATCTGTTGAATTTTAATGTCATCTAACCAAAAACAGAAGTTGTAATTTCCTTTTTAGTCTATTTGTAATTGCTGTTATAAAGACACAATAGGGTTTTCTTAGAGGTGGAGATATGAAAAGTACAATGCTAAAGAAGCTATCTTTTCTGATACTGTTCAGTGTAATCACAGTGACAACTTCATTGGCCGCTACAAATGAAAGTAGTTGCTTTCTTAAAATAGTTGCTGCAAATGACCTGGCGAAAACGGCGAGCGTTTATATAGATGGCAAGCTTGAAGGAACCCTCGAATCAGGGGAGTTGACCATCTTCGATCTGGATGTTGGCAATCACTTAATAACACTCGATGGAGAGCTAATTGAAAAGTATGAACTAGAGGTAGTTTTCCAAAGCACGTATGAATCAAAGCGAATAGATCTAGAAGCTAATCCGGGGAAAAGGGCAGTAAGGATAACATCCGAACCTTCCAATGCAGCTATTCGAATTGACAAGGAATGGCTAGAACAGACAACACCCTGGCAGATTATTCTTGATGTGGGAAAGACCTATGAGATCGAGTTGTTCAAAGAACTATATGGTGGTAAAACACAATCTCTTTATATCCCTGATAAGGGAGAGATTATAATTCTAGATGTTGAAATACCAAAAGCAGATCCGCCCCTTAAGCCACGTCCAACATATCCCATAGACAAATCTGTCTGCCCTGATGAAATCGTAGTTGAGCTAGTATGGGAGTCACTTGATAATCCTCTGCAATATGAACTTCAGTTCGATGGTAAAGTGTATACGACTTCGTTTAGCAATGCAAGATTCTACAAGCTAGAACGTGGTAAGACTTATTCCTGGAGAGTGACGGCAGTTAATAAATATGGCATGAGAACAACAAGTGAACGATATTCCTTCACGGTTCAAGAGAACCGTGGTCCGGAGATTGCATTTGTATATCCTCAAAACGACAGTGATGATGTTTTTGCGGAAGAGTTGATCCTGAAGTGGGAAGTTACGGATGCGGATGGAGATTCTATAACTTGTGATGTTTATTTTGGTGACAAGCCTGATTCATTAGAGCCAGTGAAATCACATACCACTTCGAACGAATACATTGTAAAAGAATTGCAAAGAGGAAAACCATACTACTGGAAAATAGTTGCGACGGATAGTTATGGCGAAGTCAGCGAAAGTCTTGTGTATTCTTTTACTACTATGGCAAACAGGCCTCCGATTGAACCATTTAATATTATTCCTGAAGACGGAATGGAAAACTTACCGGATTGTTTAACACTTGAATGGGACTGCACAGATCCTGACAATGACAATTTGACTTATGCAATATATCTGGGAGTAGATGCAGATTCCATGAATCAGATAGGCGAGACCACCAACAAGAATTTTGTCTTGAATGATTTGACCAGGGGAACAACACACTACTGGAAAATCGTGGTCTTTGATTCCTTTGGGGCAAAAACCGAAGGACCACTAAATACTTTTATCACAAAGGCTAACAAACCACCAGTTATTGATCCCAGTTCTGAAGTGTTTCTTAAAGAAACCGATCGAGATGTATTTGCGGAACTTAAATGGTTCTGTGAAGATCCAGATGACAAGCTGCTGTTATATGATGTATATCTTGGAGTTGATACAGAACCCTCATTGATTCTTTCGGATCATTATCTAACCACTTTGACCAAAGAAAAACTGAAATTCGGTACAACATATTACTGGCAAATTGTTGCCAAAGATGTACATGGCGGAATTTCTAAAGGACCATTGTGGGAATTTACAACGAAGAACCCTCCGAGCTATATTCCATCTGATATTGTTCCAAAGAGGGTGTTTGTGGAGAAAGGCAGCTTCACGATGGGTGACACGTGGGGTGGTGGATACGGTGATGAAAAACCAACCCATACGGTCACGTTTACCTACGACTTCTACATTGGCAAGTATGAAACTACATTCGACGAGTACGACGCTTTCTGTGATGACACTGGCAGAAATAAACCTGATGACGAAGGCTGGGGCAGGGGACAGAGACCTGTTATGAGGGTCAGCTGGTGGGATGCGATAGCCTACTGTAATTGGTTGAGTGAGAAAGAGAAACTCCCGAAAGCTTATGACACTAATGGCAATTTGCTGGACAAAGATGGAATAGTAACTACTGACCCGTCGAAAGTAGTAGGCTACAGACTACCGACAGAGGCAGAGTGGGAATATGCAGCAAGAGGTGGAAACAAGAGTAAAGGATACAAGTATTCCGGGAGCTATAAAGTAGATGAGGTTGCCTGGTATGTTGCAAACTCGGGGGGCAAGACGCAGGAAGTTGGTAATAAAGCACCTAACGAGCTGGGGCTGTACGATATGTCTGGAAACGTGTGGGAGTGGTGCAGTGATTGGTATAATAACACCTATTACTATAACACTCCAAAGACGAATCCGTACAACAATAGTGGTTCCGATCGGGTGATTCGTGGCGGTAGCTGGGGCTGGGGCTACAGTTCGCCGGACGCACGTGTGGCGCGTCGCAGAGGCAACTCGCCCACTAGCACGGACGTCAACATCGGGTTCCGTATTTGCAGGACGGTGTTCTGATTTACACTTTAGCCTTTTTACATTTTTGCCCTTTGCTGAGTCTCCGAGCACCGGGCACGGAGTAGCCCGCAAGCACTAGAAGACCAATAAGTTGAAATGATTTGTTTCACATAACTTCACTCGAAAGGTGAACATGATGAAAGATCTATTAAGGGAACAACTAATCAGAATAGTCCAAGAGTATGGAGCAGACATACTAAAAAACCCAAAAAAGGTGAATAGTCTCCTTAAAGACTTCTGTCCTGAAGAATCAAGGGGAAAGATATTTGCAATCACCCAGTGCCTGAGAGAAGGAATACATAGAGAGCTTATAGATTCAAGCAAGAGAAAG is a window from the Mesotoga sp. Brook.08.105.5.1 genome containing:
- a CDS encoding DUF881 domain-containing protein, with the translated sequence MNSRFSKRIFLTLMFGILIVSASTVFANEGSCLLKIVAANDLAKTGTVFVDGKLKGLLELGELVIFDLDIGTHKITVDGKLIEKQEIDVAFENAYESKQIDVKAIPGRRAVRIISEPSNALIRVNEDWIGQKTPWQIVLEVGRTYEIELLKDNHGSTVETLDISEKGEVIVLDIAVPVATPPDEPRLVYPSNGATDLTIGEVFLEWEHFDTALQFEVDFNGESYTTRSSVIPVQLIEKGRVYTWKVTAINEFDKRSSSEEFSFTTLQNMLPNEPSCLFPGNGTDNYPDAVILQWVCEDPEGDRLSYDVIFGEGDALCTREIGIPSSKLLVSELKSGTQYFWKVIAKDDYGGVTVGPLWTFSTKASTSTEDSKAGSLFGNENSSDDSCQVDVLKEKIVSLEWALEELKILVRENTRLVENTLISLITTGSSACSAVQGSNYFTKEFGKGLQIKIESDFKGSSILHDSDILMILNEIYALRATKISLNGKRVLPYTYVRCVGATVIIDDEPTQIMPIVIEVLGDYDYLVSGLGLLKEYFAGREIDMSFLPVEFITIPAFNE
- a CDS encoding SUMF1/EgtB/PvdO family nonheme iron enzyme; protein product: MKSTMLKKLSFLILFSVITVTTSLAATNESSCFLKIVAANDLAKTASVYIDGKLEGTLESGELTIFDLDVGNHLITLDGELIEKYELEVVFQSTYESKRIDLEANPGKRAVRITSEPSNAAIRIDKEWLEQTTPWQIILDVGKTYEIELFKELYGGKTQSLYIPDKGEIIILDVEIPKADPPLKPRPTYPIDKSVCPDEIVVELVWESLDNPLQYELQFDGKVYTTSFSNARFYKLERGKTYSWRVTAVNKYGMRTTSERYSFTVQENRGPEIAFVYPQNDSDDVFAEELILKWEVTDADGDSITCDVYFGDKPDSLEPVKSHTTSNEYIVKELQRGKPYYWKIVATDSYGEVSESLVYSFTTMANRPPIEPFNIIPEDGMENLPDCLTLEWDCTDPDNDNLTYAIYLGVDADSMNQIGETTNKNFVLNDLTRGTTHYWKIVVFDSFGAKTEGPLNTFITKANKPPVIDPSSEVFLKETDRDVFAELKWFCEDPDDKLLLYDVYLGVDTEPSLILSDHYLTTLTKEKLKFGTTYYWQIVAKDVHGGISKGPLWEFTTKNPPSYIPSDIVPKRVFVEKGSFTMGDTWGGGYGDEKPTHTVTFTYDFYIGKYETTFDEYDAFCDDTGRNKPDDEGWGRGQRPVMRVSWWDAIAYCNWLSEKEKLPKAYDTNGNLLDKDGIVTTDPSKVVGYRLPTEAEWEYAARGGNKSKGYKYSGSYKVDEVAWYVANSGGKTQEVGNKAPNELGLYDMSGNVWEWCSDWYNNTYYYNTPKTNPYNNSGSDRVIRGGSWGWGYSSPDARVARRRGNSPTSTDVNIGFRICRTVF